A genomic window from Gammaproteobacteria bacterium includes:
- a CDS encoding LTA synthase family protein produces MMRRLVHRLSPLGPLAAALGFFGVFVAFFSLNRGLLSALHAAELSAVDGALWLFPVGLRMDVILLSALLILPATLLLLLPSVGRRYWQPALAGLFGVISFALIYFEAVTYTFISVYNARPNHLFVEYLAHPDTVLDIVWHSYKLELFLGLLLMLLGAVWITRLSYRLMTTARPWPYWQRLLALPLVLALLVLGARSSLTDSPANLGTAAFSEDTLTNELALNSSYAVAYAIYSRFSQQQDLTRQYGHMDSAEIIRRVRRQTLLPLAAFDDPHLPLVHTQRPNTPSSASPPPRPRNLVIILAESLSAEFIGSLGGLPLSPQFDALSEQGILFSNLFATGKRTNRGVESVITGALPIPLVSAIKLRLAQSDFFTLPALLKAHDYRTSFLYGGDANFDNMRRFLSYNGVERFIEGADIDKPRYRNHWGVSDGDLFATANDLFRQQAATGQPFASILLTLSNHEPFDFPEGGFALYEQPPFTQNNVAKYADHALGEFFRQAREEAYFDNTVFLIVADHGIEIRASGLIPAAKYHIPALIIAPGAAPQRIDTLASQIDLPPTVLGLLGITTRHPMPGRNLLDLPDAAPGRAIYHLGTTYAYQVDDQVLIQVPERPARQYRLAAGTLQPGPLDPELASDALAHLLLPDLLHREQRYQLPAQPSR; encoded by the coding sequence ATGATGCGCCGACTGGTACACCGCCTTTCCCCGCTGGGCCCGCTCGCCGCGGCGTTGGGCTTTTTCGGGGTTTTTGTCGCCTTTTTCAGCCTCAACCGCGGGCTGCTCAGCGCCTTACACGCCGCCGAACTCAGCGCCGTTGATGGGGCACTGTGGCTGTTTCCGGTCGGCCTGCGGATGGATGTCATTCTGCTCAGCGCCCTGCTGATCCTCCCCGCCACACTGTTATTGCTGCTGCCCTCGGTGGGCAGGCGCTACTGGCAGCCCGCCCTCGCTGGCCTGTTCGGGGTAATCAGTTTTGCGCTCATCTATTTTGAGGCCGTCACCTACACCTTCATTTCGGTCTATAACGCACGGCCCAATCATCTGTTCGTCGAATACCTCGCGCACCCGGATACGGTGCTGGACATTGTGTGGCACAGCTACAAGCTGGAATTATTTCTCGGCCTGTTATTGATGCTGCTCGGCGCCGTGTGGATCACGCGCCTCAGCTATCGGCTGATGACCACGGCCAGGCCCTGGCCCTACTGGCAACGCCTCCTTGCATTGCCGCTGGTGCTGGCCTTACTGGTGCTCGGTGCCCGCTCATCGCTGACCGACAGCCCGGCCAACCTCGGCACTGCGGCATTCTCCGAAGACACCCTGACCAACGAGTTAGCCCTTAATTCCAGTTATGCCGTCGCCTATGCGATTTACAGCCGCTTCAGCCAGCAACAGGATCTGACCCGCCAGTATGGGCACATGGATAGCGCCGAGATCATCCGCCGGGTGCGCCGGCAGACCCTGCTGCCGCTGGCCGCGTTTGATGACCCGCACCTGCCGCTGGTGCACACGCAGCGGCCCAATACCCCATCAAGCGCCTCCCCGCCACCGCGGCCCCGCAATCTGGTGATCATCCTTGCCGAAAGCCTCAGCGCGGAATTCATCGGCAGCCTGGGCGGGCTACCGCTGTCGCCGCAGTTCGATGCCCTCAGCGAGCAGGGCATTCTGTTCAGCAATCTCTTCGCCACCGGCAAGCGCACCAATCGCGGCGTGGAGTCCGTCATCACCGGCGCCCTGCCCATCCCGCTGGTCAGCGCCATCAAGCTGCGCCTTGCCCAGTCCGATTTCTTTACCCTGCCGGCCCTGCTCAAGGCCCATGACTACCGCACCAGCTTCCTGTACGGCGGCGATGCCAATTTCGACAACATGCGCCGCTTCCTCAGCTACAACGGCGTTGAGCGGTTTATCGAAGGGGCCGACATCGACAAGCCGCGCTACCGCAATCACTGGGGGGTCTCCGACGGCGACCTGTTCGCCACCGCCAATGACCTGTTCCGCCAGCAGGCCGCCACCGGCCAGCCCTTCGCCAGCATCCTCCTCACCCTCTCCAATCACGAGCCCTTCGACTTCCCCGAGGGCGGCTTTGCGCTCTACGAGCAGCCGCCGTTTACGCAGAACAATGTGGCCAAATATGCCGATCATGCGCTGGGCGAGTTTTTCCGCCAGGCCCGCGAGGAGGCCTATTTCGACAACACGGTATTTCTCATCGTCGCCGACCACGGCATCGAGATCCGCGCCAGCGGCCTGATCCCCGCGGCCAAATACCACATCCCCGCGCTGATCATCGCCCCCGGCGCCGCCCCGCAACGCATCGACACCCTGGCCAGCCAGATCGACCTGCCGCCCACCGTGCTGGGACTGCTGGGCATCACCACGCGCCACCCCATGCCGGGCCGCAACCTGCTCGACCTGCCCGACGCTGCGCCCGGCCGCGCCATCTACCACCTCGGCACCACCTACGCCTACCAGGTGGACGACCAGGTACTGATTCAAGTACCGGAGCGTCCCGCCCGCCAGTATCGACTCGCGGCAGGCACGCTCCAGCCCGGCCCCCTCGACCCCGAACTGGCCAGCGACGCCCTCGCCCACCTGCTGTTACCGGACCTGCTACACCGCGAACAGCGCTACCAGCTACCGGCGCAGCCTAGCCGCTGA
- a CDS encoding diacylglycerol kinase gives MGKPGNTGLMRIFRAAGYSWAGLRAAFRHEAAFRQELALCCLLIPLGLWLGQTGSERALLIGSLLLVLIVELINSAIEAVVDRFGGEQHELSGRAKDIGSAAVFIALLNVVIVWGLIVLTPSTAIGF, from the coding sequence ATGGGCAAGCCCGGCAACACTGGACTCATGCGCATCTTCCGGGCTGCCGGCTATTCCTGGGCGGGACTGCGTGCCGCCTTCCGGCATGAGGCCGCCTTCCGTCAGGAGCTGGCGCTCTGCTGTCTGCTGATTCCGCTGGGCCTCTGGCTGGGCCAGACCGGTAGCGAACGCGCCCTGCTGATCGGCAGTCTGCTGCTGGTATTAATCGTCGAGCTCATCAACTCCGCGATCGAGGCCGTGGTGGATCGTTTCGGCGGTGAACAACACGAACTCTCGGGCCGCGCAAAGGATATCGGCTCCGCCGCGGTCTTCATTGCGCTGCTGAATGTCGTCATCGTGTGGGGACTGATCGTATTGACGCCCTCCACCGCGATCGGCTTTTAA
- the gcvPB gene encoding aminomethyl-transferring glycine dehydrogenase subunit GcvPB, producing MHDSKHNPLIFELSRPGRVNTTHTQRSTAQFSDIPAALLRNSPPQLPEVSEMDAVRHYTRLSQKNFSIDTHFYPLGSCTMKHNPRACNSLAMLPGFLNRHPLSPVQHGQGYLSCLWDLQEILKDVTGMTAVSLTPMAGAQGEFAGVAMIRAYHDARQDTARTEILVPDAAHGTNPATATMCGYVAREIPTDVNGDVNVDALKAAVGPQTAGIMLTNPSTLGVFDRRIKEIAGIVHEAGGLLYYDGANLNAILGKVKPGDMGFDVIHMNLHKTFSTPHGGGGPGAGPVGVSQRLQAFMPIPVVGKKTGDEGDSYYWLTEKDLPQSIGRLSTFMGNAGVLLRAYIYALLLGKEGMTRVADYATLNANYLMASLSQAGFDMALPQRRATHEFILTLKRQAKEQGVTAMDFAKRLLDYGMHAPTTYFPLIVPECLLIEPTESESKQTLDGFVAAMIAIQHEAETDSDTLKGAPYTQPMRRLDDVKAARELDLRYRPPAAATEA from the coding sequence ATGCACGACAGCAAGCACAATCCCCTGATCTTTGAACTCTCCCGGCCCGGACGCGTCAACACCACACACACCCAGCGCAGCACGGCGCAGTTCAGCGATATCCCTGCCGCCTTGCTGCGCAACAGTCCGCCGCAACTGCCGGAGGTTTCCGAAATGGATGCGGTGCGCCACTACACCCGCCTGTCGCAGAAAAACTTTTCCATCGATACGCATTTTTATCCGCTCGGCTCCTGCACCATGAAGCATAATCCGCGCGCCTGTAACTCGCTGGCCATGCTGCCGGGCTTTCTGAACCGTCACCCCCTGTCGCCGGTGCAGCATGGCCAGGGCTACCTGAGCTGTCTGTGGGATCTGCAGGAAATTCTCAAGGACGTCACCGGCATGACCGCCGTATCACTTACGCCCATGGCCGGCGCACAGGGTGAATTTGCCGGCGTCGCCATGATTCGCGCCTATCATGACGCCAGACAGGACACCGCGCGCACCGAAATCCTGGTGCCAGACGCCGCCCACGGCACCAACCCCGCCACGGCCACTATGTGTGGTTATGTCGCGAGGGAAATTCCCACCGACGTCAACGGCGATGTCAACGTGGATGCGCTGAAGGCGGCGGTCGGTCCGCAGACCGCCGGCATCATGCTCACCAACCCCTCCACCCTCGGGGTGTTCGATCGCCGCATCAAGGAAATCGCGGGCATCGTGCATGAGGCCGGCGGCCTGCTCTACTACGACGGCGCCAATCTCAATGCGATTCTCGGCAAGGTCAAGCCCGGCGATATGGGCTTCGATGTCATCCACATGAATCTGCACAAAACCTTTTCCACCCCGCATGGCGGCGGCGGGCCCGGCGCTGGACCGGTCGGGGTCAGCCAGCGTCTGCAAGCCTTTATGCCGATCCCGGTGGTCGGGAAAAAGACCGGCGATGAGGGTGACAGCTATTACTGGCTTACCGAAAAGGATCTGCCGCAGAGCATCGGCCGCCTTTCCACCTTCATGGGCAACGCCGGGGTACTGTTACGCGCCTACATCTACGCCCTGCTGCTGGGCAAGGAGGGCATGACGCGGGTCGCGGATTACGCCACGCTGAACGCCAACTATCTGATGGCCTCGCTCAGCCAGGCCGGTTTTGACATGGCCCTGCCCCAGCGACGCGCCACCCATGAGTTCATTCTCACCCTCAAGCGTCAGGCCAAAGAGCAGGGCGTCACCGCCATGGACTTTGCCAAGCGTCTGCTGGACTACGGGATGCACGCCCCTACAACCTACTTTCCGTTAATCGTCCCGGAGTGTCTGCTCATCGAGCCCACCGAATCGGAATCCAAGCAGACACTGGACGGCTTTGTCGCCGCGATGATCGCCATCCAGCACGAGGCGGAGACCGACTCCGACACCCTCAAGGGCGCACCCTACACGCAACCCATGCGCCGCCTGGATGACGTCAAGGCCGCCCGCGAGCTCGATCTGCGTTACCGCCCGCCCGCCGCGGCCACCGAAGCCTGA
- a CDS encoding carbohydrate kinase family protein, with amino-acid sequence MSALICGSYAYDTIMVFPDKFKNHILPDKVHMLNVSFLVPDMRREFGGCAGNIAYNLKLLGGEPLPMATVGRDFASYAKWMDQCGISRRHVVELNNTFTGQAFITTDMDDNQITAFHPGAMGESHQNRVSDAQGVSIGIVSPDGRDGMIQHAEQFADANIPFIFDPGQGMPMFDGVDLLRFAEQATWITLNDYEAQLFEDRTGKSAHEIAEMVDALIITRGGKGSLIYTREHRHEIPAATPTALHDPTGCGDAYRAGLLYGLMNNMDWETTGRIASLMGAIKIEEYGTQNHQFTRELFDCRFRDTFGRTI; translated from the coding sequence ATGTCTGCACTCATCTGTGGTTCATATGCCTACGACACCATCATGGTGTTCCCCGATAAATTCAAGAACCACATCCTGCCGGACAAGGTGCACATGCTGAACGTCTCTTTTCTGGTGCCCGACATGCGCCGCGAATTCGGTGGCTGCGCCGGCAACATCGCCTACAACCTTAAACTGCTGGGCGGTGAACCGCTGCCCATGGCGACCGTCGGCCGTGACTTCGCCTCCTACGCCAAGTGGATGGACCAGTGCGGCATCTCCCGCCGGCATGTGGTCGAGCTCAACAACACCTTCACCGGCCAGGCCTTCATCACCACCGACATGGATGACAACCAGATCACCGCCTTTCATCCCGGCGCGATGGGTGAGTCACACCAGAACAGGGTGAGCGATGCACAAGGCGTCAGCATCGGCATCGTCTCGCCCGATGGTCGTGACGGCATGATCCAGCACGCCGAACAGTTCGCCGATGCCAACATCCCGTTCATCTTTGATCCCGGCCAGGGCATGCCCATGTTCGACGGTGTCGACCTGCTGCGTTTCGCCGAGCAGGCCACCTGGATCACCCTCAACGACTATGAGGCGCAGCTGTTCGAGGATCGCACTGGAAAATCCGCCCACGAGATCGCCGAGATGGTTGATGCCCTGATCATCACCCGTGGCGGCAAGGGTTCGCTCATTTATACCCGCGAGCATCGCCACGAGATTCCCGCCGCCACCCCCACCGCCCTGCACGACCCCACCGGTTGCGGCGACGCCTATCGCGCCGGACTGTTATACGGGCTGATGAATAACATGGACTGGGAGACCACCGGCCGCATCGCCTCGCTGATGGGCGCCATCAAGATTGAAGAATATGGTACGCAGAACCATCAATTCACCCGCGAGCTTTTTGACTGCCGTTTTCGTGACACCTTTGGGCGGACGATCTAG